In Panulirus ornatus isolate Po-2019 chromosome 30, ASM3632096v1, whole genome shotgun sequence, a single genomic region encodes these proteins:
- the LOC139758448 gene encoding uncharacterized protein: MANREERFPDERCRKLYSEEDHQQKLMLGLNDQKKIACSESQNIFSYGRNLQKHLHVQSDVENLRHVKKIPCDECGKLFAYKDALKTHLLEHSGVKKFGCEECGKLFVKKSCLQRHLLVHNGVKKYGCDECGKLFLRKDVLKTHALRHSGVKKFGCDECGKLFLKKGYLQKHLPLHGGVKNFGCDECGKLFLRKSDLKQHLLVHRGVKKFGCDECGKLFLKKDYLQKHLVVHSVVKRFECDECGKLFLKKDYLQKHLLVHSGLKKFECSECGKLFLRKSDLQQHLPVHSGVREFGCGQCGKLFLRESHLKEHLSVHGGVKKFGCDQCGKLFLQKSHLQQHHLVHSGVKKFACDRCGKLFSRNGDLMRHLHVHTSVKMLGCNI, from the coding sequence ATGGCTAATAGAGAAGAAAGGTTTCCAGATGAGAGATGTAGAAAGTTATATTCAGAGGAGGATCATCAACAGAAACTTATGCTTGGGCTTAACGACCAGAAAAAAATAGCTTGTTCTGAAAGTCAGAACATATTTTCATATGGGAGAAATCTTCAAAAGCATCTTCATGTACAGAGTGATGTGGAAAATTTAAGACATGTGAAAAAAATTccttgtgatgaatgtgggaaactgtttgCATACAAAGATGCTCTCAAAACACATTTGCTTGAGCACAGTGGTGTGAAAAAGTTTGGGTGTGAGGAATGTGGGAAATTGTTTGTGAAGAAAAGTTGTCTTCAGCGACACTTGCTTGTGCATAATGGTGTGAAAAAGTatggatgtgatgaatgtgggaaactatTTCTACGTAAAGATGTTCTCAAAACACATGCACTTAGGCACAGTGGTGTGAAAAAGTTTggttgtgatgaatgtgggaaactttTTTTAAAGAAAGGTTACCTCCAGAAACATTTGCCTTTGCATGGTGGTGTGAAAAACtttggatgtgatgaatgtgggaaactgtttttgCGGAAAAGTGATCTTAAACAACATTTGCTAGTGCATAGAGGGGTGAaaaagtttggatgtgatgaatgtgggaaactctTTTTAAAGAAGGATTATCTTCAGAAACATTTGGTTGTGCATAGTGTTGTGAAACGTtttgaatgtgatgaatgtgggaaactgtttttgAAGAAAGATTATCTCCAGAAGCATTTGCTTGTGCATAGTGGTTTGAAAAAGTTTGAATGCagtgaatgtgggaaactgtttttaCGGAAAAGTGATCTTCAACAACATTTGCCTGTGCATAGTGGTGTGAGAGAATTCGGGTGTGGTCAGTGTGGGAAACTGTTTTTACGGGAAAGTCATCTGAAAGAACACTTGTCTGTGCATGGTGGTGTGAAAAAGTTTGGATGTGATCAGTGTGGGAAACTATTTTTGCAGAAAAGTCATCTTCAACAACATCATCTTGTGCACAGTGGTGTGAAAAAATTTGCATGTGATCGGTGTGGGAAACTGTTTTCAAGAAATGGTGATCTCATGAGACATTTGCATGTGCACACCAGTGTGAAAATGTTAGGATGCAATATTTGA